A window of Streptomyces sp. SAI-127 contains these coding sequences:
- a CDS encoding sugar ABC transporter permease: MAVHDVTASATGAEDPAPAAQAPPLPRRRRTTWRGLEPLLWLGPATLLILTMVVWPIIEMIRTSLTKVSSTGLSEGFAGLSNYTDLFAEGDLPGVLLRTVVWVIGVVTVTILVSLGLSQLLNASFPGRRLVRWAMIVPWASSVLMTALIWRWMLNNFYGVINRLLMDIGVLDAPVNWLAHPGQALAAMMGVAVFVSLPFTSFVLLAGVQSIPGEVYEAARVDGAGPVRAYLSITLPLLRPSLVVAAIINVINVFNSFPIIWAMTRGGPGFSTDTTTTYLYKLAFDNQSVGESAAMAVVNFGLVLAVVLVYLRVVRRQEDTA; this comes from the coding sequence GTGGCCGTACACGATGTCACCGCAAGCGCCACCGGGGCCGAAGACCCGGCCCCGGCGGCGCAGGCGCCGCCTCTGCCGCGCCGCCGTCGCACTACATGGCGCGGGCTCGAGCCCCTGTTGTGGCTCGGTCCCGCGACCCTCCTCATCCTGACCATGGTCGTCTGGCCCATCATCGAGATGATCCGCACGTCCCTGACGAAGGTGAGCTCCACCGGTCTGTCCGAGGGATTCGCCGGCCTGAGCAACTACACCGACCTGTTCGCCGAGGGCGACCTGCCCGGAGTGCTGCTGCGCACCGTCGTATGGGTCATCGGGGTCGTCACCGTCACGATCCTGGTCTCCCTCGGCCTGTCCCAACTGCTGAACGCGAGCTTCCCCGGGCGCCGGCTGGTGCGGTGGGCGATGATCGTGCCCTGGGCCTCGTCCGTGCTGATGACAGCGCTCATCTGGCGCTGGATGCTCAACAACTTCTACGGCGTGATCAACCGGCTGCTCATGGACATCGGCGTGCTGGACGCCCCTGTCAACTGGCTGGCCCATCCCGGGCAGGCCCTGGCGGCGATGATGGGCGTGGCGGTGTTCGTCTCGCTGCCGTTCACCTCGTTCGTCCTGCTGGCCGGTGTGCAGAGCATCCCCGGCGAGGTGTACGAGGCGGCGCGCGTGGACGGCGCCGGCCCGGTCCGCGCCTACCTGAGCATCACGCTGCCGCTGCTGCGGCCCTCGTTGGTGGTCGCCGCGATCATCAACGTCATCAACGTGTTCAACTCGTTTCCGATCATCTGGGCCATGACGCGCGGCGGCCCCGGCTTCAGCACCGACACGACCACCACCTACCTGTACAAACTCGCCTTCGACAACCAGTCGGTGGGGGAGTCGGCCGCCATGGCCGTCGTCAACTTCGGGCTGGTCCTCGCCGTGGTGCTGGTCTATCTGCGCGTCGTCCGCCGACAGGAGGACACCGCGTGA
- a CDS encoding carbohydrate ABC transporter permease, translating into MSRTAVSPRTSAPRRRRPRPMKLRTVLLTAAGWLVALAFLAPYAEMLLTALKPTPELMESPPSYLPSHWQWSNFTQIWSLTDPRVGDALLFSLYVAGASTLLALAVGLPAAYYTARHRFRGRGAFLILVLVTQMFAPTALLVGIYREMVSLNLTDTAEGLILVNAAFNLPFCVWILNAYFASIPKELEEAAWLDGTGRFGALTRVILPLAMPGVVTALVYTFIGAWNEYVVALTITSSGNRMTLTRAIPGFVTSYHEQWQYLFATSIVAIVPVVVLFVFVERYLVAGLTAGGVRG; encoded by the coding sequence GTGAGCAGAACCGCCGTCAGCCCCCGCACCTCCGCGCCGCGCAGAAGGCGGCCACGACCGATGAAACTGCGCACCGTCCTGCTCACCGCGGCCGGCTGGCTGGTGGCGCTCGCGTTTCTCGCGCCCTACGCGGAGATGCTGCTGACGGCGCTCAAACCGACGCCCGAACTGATGGAGTCCCCGCCGTCCTATCTGCCCTCCCACTGGCAGTGGTCGAACTTCACGCAGATCTGGTCGCTCACCGACCCGCGCGTCGGGGACGCGCTGCTCTTCTCGCTGTACGTCGCCGGGGCGTCGACTCTGCTCGCCCTGGCCGTCGGGCTGCCCGCCGCGTACTACACCGCACGGCACCGTTTCCGGGGGCGCGGCGCCTTCCTGATCCTCGTGCTCGTCACCCAGATGTTCGCGCCGACCGCGCTGCTGGTCGGCATCTACCGGGAGATGGTCAGCCTCAACCTGACCGACACCGCCGAGGGCCTCATCCTCGTGAACGCCGCGTTCAACCTGCCGTTCTGCGTGTGGATCCTCAACGCGTACTTCGCGAGCATCCCCAAGGAACTCGAGGAGGCGGCCTGGCTGGATGGCACCGGGCGGTTCGGCGCCCTGACCCGTGTCATCCTGCCGCTCGCGATGCCCGGTGTGGTGACCGCGCTCGTCTACACCTTCATCGGCGCGTGGAACGAGTACGTGGTGGCGCTCACGATCACCTCGTCCGGCAACCGGATGACGCTGACCAGGGCGATTCCGGGCTTCGTCACCTCGTACCACGAGCAGTGGCAGTACCTGTTCGCCACCTCGATCGTGGCGATCGTGCCCGTGGTGGTGCTGTTCGTCTTCGTGGAGCGCTACCTCGTCGCCGGCCTGACCGCGGGCGGCGTGCGGGGATGA
- a CDS encoding class II fructose-bisphosphate aldolase: MPLTPTAEVVSSAYRDGRAVGAFNVITLEHAEAVVTGAEAAGRPVICQISENAVRFHGNRLAPIARATAALAETAAVPVALHLDHVTDEALLRRAADCGFGSVMFDASALPHAQNVAATRAAAQWAHSQGLWLEAELGEIGGKDGVHAPSARTDPDQARDFVSATGVDALAVAVGSSHAMTTRTARLDHGLIARLAKAVPVPLVLHGSTGVPDAELRQAVAAGMVKVNIGTALNAAFTGAVRDTLAAAPATVDPRPALTAARRAMANAVTSALRTLSGGGHGTG, translated from the coding sequence GTGCCGCTGACTCCCACCGCCGAAGTGGTGAGCTCGGCGTACCGCGACGGGCGGGCCGTCGGTGCGTTCAACGTGATCACCCTGGAGCACGCCGAGGCCGTGGTCACCGGGGCGGAAGCCGCGGGGCGCCCGGTCATCTGCCAGATCAGCGAGAACGCCGTGCGGTTCCACGGCAACCGGCTCGCCCCGATAGCCCGCGCCACCGCAGCGCTCGCTGAGACGGCCGCTGTCCCCGTGGCGCTGCACCTCGACCACGTCACCGACGAAGCGCTGCTGCGCCGCGCCGCGGACTGCGGCTTCGGATCCGTCATGTTCGACGCGTCCGCGCTGCCGCACGCCCAGAACGTCGCCGCCACGCGCGCGGCGGCGCAGTGGGCGCACAGCCAGGGTCTGTGGCTGGAGGCGGAACTCGGCGAGATCGGCGGCAAGGACGGAGTGCACGCACCCTCGGCACGTACCGACCCCGACCAAGCGCGTGACTTCGTGTCCGCCACCGGGGTGGACGCACTGGCCGTCGCGGTCGGCAGCTCCCACGCGATGACCACGCGCACCGCCCGGCTGGACCACGGTCTCATCGCCCGCCTCGCCAAGGCGGTCCCCGTGCCGTTGGTACTGCACGGTTCGACGGGCGTGCCCGACGCGGAGCTCCGGCAGGCGGTGGCGGCCGGCATGGTCAAGGTCAACATCGGGACGGCACTGAATGCCGCCTTCACCGGCGCGGTCCGCGACACACTCGCCGCGGCGCCCGCGACCGTCGACCCCCGGCCTGCCCTCACCGCGGCGCGCCGGGCCATGGCGAATGCGGTGACCTCGGCGCTGCGGACCCTGTCGGGCGGTGGGCACGGGACGGGCTGA